In the Primulina eburnea isolate SZY01 chromosome 15, ASM2296580v1, whole genome shotgun sequence genome, TTCAATTCCAATCTCCTTATCCACAGCTTCGGCATAAGTTGTAGGCGACCCAGCCATAACCATAGCATGAATTTGAAAGTCCAGTCcttccaaaaattttgaaatttttcctttttcactCACGGCCACATGTGGTACATAAGTGAGAAGAGCAGAAAGTTGTCGAGCATATTCCTCAACAGACATATTTCCCTGAACGAGTCGATGAAATTCTGATTCTCTTGCTGAGTAGTAGGATGGTGGAGCATATTCTAGGAGAAATTTAGCACGAAACACCTCCCAAGTAATCTGACTACCTGTTTGTTGCAGTACATTTGTAGTAGCCTCCCACCAACGCTGTGCACGATCCCGTAGTTGGAGGACTGCCATAGTTAATCTTCTATCAGCATCATAATGTACTGTGTTGAACAGGAATTCCATGTGTTTCAACCATCCTTCGGCCCGATCACTGCCTACATTTCCAAAGAATTTCGCAGGATGCATATTCTGAAATCGAGCTACAGCCAATTCCATTTCATCAACTCGGTGCACTAACTGTTCTACCTCTTCATCAGCTTTAGCGGCTATCTCTGCAGCAGCACGCCCACGTCTACCTCGAGGAACTCTGTCATTTCCTCCGATATTCTGTGCCCAAGACTCCTGAGCCACTTCTTTTCCTTTCCCTTTATTTCCTCTAGTTGCCATTCTACAGATTTAAGGTTAAATTCCCAAAATATTCAATAACCTCAATGTAATCCAAAGCACTGAAATAAAACTCAAATGTATAGTCTAGATGTCATATCCCTAAGATACTAACATGTAATTCATGCCATACAAGAGCAAGTAATTTCAAATAATCAAACACATGCGCACAAATTTCTTGTGCCTAAACTCAAGTGTACTAACTCTAGTGCGAGCGTATCCCAGTCTACGCTGTGATACCAACTGTGAGGGCCCGTTATCCTAATCACGATTTATTAACATGCAATCTTGATTAATCAGttaacagcggaaaagtgagttaaaaatttgcGGTTGGGCCTataaaaatttcggcatgaccttccTGTATATAGGACATACCAGAAAATCAAATActcaaaataaacaacatatGCCCTCAATAAACACAACAGCATACACACGTGCCAGCCAGACACGATCATCACATATACAAACCCAAATATCATAGAACCGACAAGGCTTGATAATACTATAATACAATCTtccaaatatatacatatagtatCTGGGagacagcaacaccacaatACCTAAACACAACTGAGCCTACTCTCAAGGAGCTCTGGTACTTCCTGAGGCTTCCTCTCGAGCGCCTGAGGTCGAACCACCTGTACCACCTGTCATGTCCCCACACAAAAGACACGACAGCCCCCTCTCGGGGGTTAGTAACCCCAGTACGAGACATCAAGAAACCACGATATATGACATAGAAATGCAATGATGCCATGCAtgaatgcaatgcatgtatagGTGCAAGATATCAGGATATCAGGAATCAAAGGATCGATATCAACAATCATAATATGCTCGAGCTGGTCCACGACtcagcggacagtgtctgggGATATGGCTTCACACTTGATGCCAGCAACTACCTAAGCCGGACCGAGTCAAGGTGCCCAAAATCCACAAGacacaatataatatcatatacagATCTCAATCGAAAGTATAACTGGATCTCAATAACAGATAGGCTCAATATGATATGTTCAGTGGTATTGATGTGTCTAACCAAAATAAAATGTATGTGAaccaaagaaatattttattttattttgcacatCAATTACCAACTGATAATATGCGAGTCagcatataatatcacataaatcagcaaatatcaaataaatcatacacGGGATCATCAGATACCTCTGTCAGACATCGTGAAAATAACTGATCTCTACGTACCTCAACTAATTTACCAGTAACTTAAATCCTCAAGAAAGTCCTGGAAATGCCAACTCAGACAAATCAcctgaatattaatttaaatggtcttattatcatataacaattccataaccaTTCAAATTCACTAAAAATCCAATTTCAACAATTTAGGCATCTTAAATTCTTAAAATTCCAATATCCGGTTAAAATGCCTAAAATCAATCATTTCTATTTTATCGTCGCAAGATATTATTTTCAGCTTTAAATGACGCTAAACTAATATTTAAGCGACTAACTTTCTTACTTTCCCAAACTTGACATTTTATATCAAAGTTTTACCTTATAATTTCCAACAATTATAATTAACAATTCTAAAACATCAAACATCCTAATACTCATTTTATACATCTCAATACTTcaaaatttccaattaaatattCTAAAAATCGATAACagatttctaaaatttgattgaTACCTCGATTCAACTCAAAGTTTGTACCTACATCCAAAAATATCGAATTCAGTCAAGAAGTGGCCGGAAACTCGCCACAACTCCGACAGCCGAAATTAAAAGTGGCGAAATACCTTGAAATATTGGTACCAAATTGTAGCTCTCGTCAAGGGCTTTCCAACCGTATATTTACTTGAATTTTTCGGCGACCGATGCGGCCACAATCAGCGGTCAAAGTCGCGAAAATGGATTGGGAAATAAAGAACCGATGCTACGGGAAAGAAGGTGAATGGCGCGATTTACGAGGGAAAGTTGAGGATGATTataactattattattattatttcatattacatatatatatatatatatatatatatatatatatatatcttttatcttttcggttcgaACTTGACCCggtctattttatttcaacttCCGTATGCTATCACATTTAAAATGCATAAAcacacaatttaattatttggcttaattattttaaattcctcaatttaaaataattaatcataATTATCGCCAAATAACATGTAATTAAATCGGGTCATTACACATGCATGTCAAAACATCTCATCGTATCATCATATACTtatacatttaatttaattgaatttagttcattagttgtgactttcgtatcagctctattctattgatccatctacgtataaccgtgATACCCGGTGGCTGTCGTACATTAgcgacagtattacccatccactgtgcctaggtctcatcatcattgtatacatatatcatcagtTACAACCAATTCCATCCTTCAAAagtatcatcattttcatcatttatcaaaatcatgcatatacgtaatttttccttaaaatcaagcatgtaacgtatttttcataattcaaaaaaatcatgatcgtgatacaaaaaaaattaaataaaacatgtCAAATTCTGCTCAGGACGCTGCCAGGACAACACTCTCGACTCAGgagcaaaatgaccattttgcccctggaaacccaaaatgactattttgcccctagacctctaaatttcgactcgaagcttaccaaactccttacaACATCCCAAAACATGAAATAAACATTTCGTAGACTTAATCTAGAGCCCATTTCACAACATACGCAATTCGTTtgtaaaacttggaccggggtctcggttttaacccgaatcgacccgaaacttaaccaaatttttcccaactcaAGACATGACTTAACTCTACTTGACCAGCCTCTAAAACACCCTTTCTTGGACCTATATAACCCACGAAAAAAGCTTGAAGACCGCTGAATTTTTCTGCACACTAAAACCACGCACTAGCCGCGACTTTCTGCCCAACCATCGACCCTACAACTAACCTGCTAGGACCAGACTCAACCCAGCCCCTCCTAGCACACCTCAGGACCCTCCTAGACCGAAATATCTCAAGCACGCAGCCCCATGCACTCCACAGCACACGCAAACCCAAGGCACACCCAAAACATACCAACACGTGGCCATCTCCCTTACTTTTATCGATCGGCTCCAAGACTAGTTCCAGTAGTGGTCAAGACTCCCTATGCCATGTCTCACACCCACTAGGGTCTGGTCCATGGCTTGTTTCAGCCCTTTCATCTCCGGATCCACCCCTCACCCGATCTAAGATCAAAACGAGCCAACCCTTCGACACAACTCCCTCGGCCCTTAGCTTAACACGCCTCAGGGTCTGAGACATGTCTTGGTTCAGCCCTTTCATCGCCGGCTCCACCCCTCACCCGATCTACGATCAAAACGAGCCAACCCTTCGACACAACTCCCTCGGCCCTTAGCTTAACACGCCTCCCTCGACTCTAGCCTTATGACAACACTTTACCATTACGTACAGCCCCTTAGCATCAACAACTCGGCAGCCCCTTCCATCAATCCATAAAAAAAGTGAGCCCCAAACATTTGAATGCATTATTTACATGAAAACCTTGCACAAATGAAGCTAAAATATAAACGAACATTTTCCTCATGAAATAACATATATAACAGCATACAAAGACTTGAATGATGAGGAAAAGGATATACATGTGTACCTTAGCGATTAAACAATCAAAAGCTTGAATATCTATGCGCGGGACGTGAACTGGAGAGGCGGGGAAAAGCTTTTCTTGAAGAAGCAACAATGGTCGAAGCGTGCTGCTGCAGGGAGGGGGAAAAGCTGTTGTCTACATGTGAAGGAGGCTGCTGAATAATGGGGTGGGCAGCTTCTAAGTGctaattaggtttagggtttatgTTAAGTGTAGTTTAGGTTAATTAAAATGCATTGATGGGcctcaattaaaaataaaaatggttTTGATCCCATTAAGTAATAAGAAAACCCAACAAGCCCAGTAACACTCCAGATAAATATTTCGTTTTGATACATTTTAGAAAATATTGCCCGAACCTCAAAAGTTTGAATCGTTAAAATTTTTGTACCGTCAAAAAAATATAACCtgacaaataaaaatacccaaccaatACACATTTTCTAAAAATACCCGTAAAACACTTCTattcattcaataaaaaaatatgtttccTGATAACCtctggtctccgttcctcgttcgagcgtgaaatgcaacttaaagcCATAATGtatgaaactttaaaataatcctgcaataaactctaaccatgcaataatcatgcattaaatgcataaaaatctttaaacatatcttttaaataaaatcataGATTGCATGCGTTCAGGTTACGTAGATCGAATTTCCTGGACCTTATATGAAAGGTTGATACAAGATTCTCACAATAAGAGGTTCATTGACTTGTTTCGTGCAAAGGTTAGGTGGATGAAAAAATCTTTTTCATGCATTTTGTGCTGAACAGGTTATAACTACTGTTTTAATCATCCTATTCAAATTGAATGCATGTCAGGTGGCTTGTGAAATAGACAAATGCAATGGTGGAACAACATCGACATTGACATGGCTGGCTCATGGGCCACGTGCGCACGTCATTAATTATAGTAGTTATGTGATAAATGGAATTTATTCCAAACAAAAGCGCGGGATGATGAGAGAGTTTGCCAAAACAGTAGGGTTTCTCTTGTTGCCAACACCATGCTTGTCTGTAGTGCCAAAGATAAGAATACTCTAATTTTAAtacccaaattcagtacacgtataacctatTCAATtacttaattattaaagcatttatttaaatttaaaatgagttttagccatgcatgatttatttaaatgtattattttaaattatttatgtttatgtgctGCACGTTAAAATGTGTTTCGAGTTCATGTTTCAAGCGATTACTCGATGCGGGtacgaggaaaagagaccgacaACGATTTTGGGCAATTTTAGaacgtggtattttattttaagttacggatggggcattttaaataattaagttttatcattttaaagcctaattcatttatttagtaattttaggattttaaaacttttaaagtttagcaaatgtacattttattttaagtgaGAATTTACATTTATAATTAGCATTTTACTAGCATTTgattagcattttaattagcatTATTAATTCTTAATTAAGCAATCTTTCCCTTAGTTACagtaaaacacacgcacacacacacttttaaaCACACTCTTAGCCGTACACATTCACACACAATTCTCTACACTTTCCTTTCATTTTTTTAaggaaaaacctagggttcttcaaGCTTGTATATTCCGCCCCCTCTCTTTCATTTTTCCAGCAAAATTTCGTTGTTTTTCTTCAAGGAATTTGGCGCCACGTTCGTGCCGGATCGTCTCTCGCATCCTTCTCGcgtcggtatcgtcgtttcgatatttttaattatccaaaggcacgtatattctatttttcctgcgtcgatcttatcatagtattaatttaatgtGTTTTGTGTGAAAACATGAGTATGTTatgtagtagtttgagcagaaaatttaTTGGATGTGTTTTGAAGGagtttttagatctcaaaactcgtttttaatgttcttttaaatactgcgatttttcggtagcTTTtctggaaaactttcaacgtatgaaacgtagaactttttcgataccttcaatttgatataaaatacgaaatatttggataaatattgagtgagttatggtatttttcgtgggactgctcgaACTGCGTTTTCTTAAAATTATGTTAgtgatgcgttcttgaagttttatagTTGCAGTCTTCGTTGagaatcgacgggtgatcgctgtTGCATTTAGGTATGTCGTTAATGATGTTGGATGGCGATTCACTTTTCGTTTCGTGTCGTTAGGCACTTGGGAGATCGAGTAGTCGTCGAAAATCGTTTTTGTTGTCAAAAGTCGTGTTCTCGGGTTGTTGAGTTACTTGCGATATGTGGTTGTTTTGGGACAATTGAATAGGCTCGAGTCAGTGTTATGGtatcctaggatgggtctcgaggtgtcgacTCGTAGTCCGTACAATTGATCTAAGGAGGTTAAGCGTCACGTGTATTAAAATTCCGTTGGTTCGCGTCAAtcgtgggtacacggaccctggcacgagGTCCGTGCCTTTGATTTCTTCGAAGTACGTTtttacagtatctacacggacctaggcacggggtccatgCCTTCCCCTTTCTACACGACACGATTTACACTGCCTACCCGGACCCGACCCGGACCAGGGCATGGGATCCGTGTACTTCATTTTGGGAAATTATGTTGAATGCTTTGAGGTTCGATACCTTAGTTTAGTGCAAAGTTTAATAAGGTCGAGTCAAGGGAATCTTAGAATGTCCTTAGGAAATGAATGAGCTTATGGGTAAGGATGATTATTATGTCTAAGTTACACCAGTTAAGTAttcgaattcatgttagtatgttgcatcAGTGGCCCACGCGAAATCCAACGAATTCCTCGACGCCAAGTAAATATGTTctacgtgcaaagaaaatattttaagttttgaggtatgctaaatatcatgtgaccaatttatgtatgGGATTGTAAAGCAGGttaagcatgaccagggaccaatccacctcgTTAAtgcatgaacgggtttagatcagtattggaaagcgttaaagcatgaacggggaccaatccacccgttaaagcatgaacggggatctcatgtatatggCAGTGGATTTTTTCCTGTCTGCCCAGtaatgtggtttagtctgatcaggcgatttatgttatgagtcacttgctttgaaacatgcctctacgcaaaattatgaagttatgtatgttcaagtatgtacaagtatgcatgcatgtttaagaaaagtttcacattatggcacgtctatgttatgtatgtatgttcaagtctacttgcaagttcaagtttcaagtatgtgcTCTCTATTtcgaagttgcatgtggttttattacgtactactcgttacttacagtttatacatgttgagtctttagactcactagacttgatcgatgcaggtgaggatgatttggaggagactaggggtggggaccaaggaacaggcttggactgagcaggaggctagatCCGAGGACCGCCTAAGTTTTAAGTTTTTAAGAAAagtcaaatactctgatttcatgctACTAGTTGTGAGATTTTAAGCAAATACTTTTATCAAACtttaattttaaatcttttgTTTCATCTACTTTTGGGACTTACAATTTACTTTATCGAATTTGAAGTTTGATTactattttaagaaaatttttaatttttccgcaaatttttagtagtaaaaaagtacggtacgtaacagttggtatcagagcgttgTTCTTGTAAAGgcttatgcctactgccagttgcaagaagctcacgaagtcacacctgaagtctgtaagttttaaagttttggaCATTgggtcatgatttcagcatgttcaGATTTTTAATTCaaagtacgtgcatcttatgatacTATTATTATgtgggtaaattattggaacagtatgtcTCCTAGATGCTTTATTAACCGGGAAGCAAGAGAGGAGGGCAGAGAGGCCCGAGAGAAGGGTAGAGACGCTCCCCCTCCTCCATCTCCAGACATACAGGAGCAGATTCTCGCATGTATGACGTAGTTCTtagcacagtttgcggggaaccaggctgaGGCAAATGCAGAGGCGAGGCCCAGACCAGAGTTAGTTTACGAAAGGTTCAGACATATGAGcccaaaggagttttcggggattactgacccgatggtagccGAAGGATAGATTAAATCCGTCGAGGTGATTTTTGCCTTTATGGATATACAAGAAGCAGATAGGGTTAGGTGTGCCACATTTCTATTAACCAGGGACGCCAGAAtgtggtgggagagcgcgtcCGTGGCAACAAATCTATAGACCCTTTCTTGGGATGGCTTTAaggaggtattctactccaagtacttcactaaTGTAGTACGATCCAGGTTGACTAGAGAGTTCATGATGCTGCGACAAGGATACATCAACATGGCAGACTTCGTCAGGAAGTTCGAAAGGGAGTTTCACTTTGTGCCGTtgatagctaatgatgcccagggaaagctgaggcatttcatggatggattgcggccgatcttgcgccgtgatgtgagagttgctggtcctactacCTATGCAATTGACGTGTCCAGGGCTTTGGCGGCAGATCAGGATCAGGGGGATATTGAGGCCGACAGGCAAGGcgagaggccctatcaggctccacacCAACAACAACAGCAACAACAACAACGACCTCAGTTTAAGAGGTCGTTCCAGGGGCAGCCAGAGAAGAAGCCATATCAGGGATCGCCAAAGGGCAAGGATCCTATGCCACAGCAAAAGGCGCCACAGAGGCCGGGTGATCACCCGGTGTGCCTGAAGTGCAACAGCCAGCACCCGGGGCCATGTTTATACGGGTCAGGCAAGTATTTCAAATGCGGGGCAAGTGACCACATGTTGAAGGAGTGCCCCAGTAGAGGCAGCCGACTCAGGGCAGAGTGTTCgtcatgcatgcacaggaggtgAACCCAGACACGACGCTGTTGACTGGTAACATATTTAATTCAGTACAGTACTAACTTTTTGTCTTGCATGTTggaattttatttgggattattagtgtgctagtggTATTTGTTTTTTGAATGAC is a window encoding:
- the LOC140815497 gene encoding uncharacterized protein; translation: MATRGNKGKGKEVAQESWAQNIGGNDRVPRGRRGRAAAEIAAKADEEVEQLVHRVDEMELAVARFQNMHPAKFFGNVGSDRAEGWLKHMEFLFNTVHYDADRRLTMAVLQLRDRAQRWWEATTNVLQQTGSQITWEVFRAKFLLEYAPPSYYSARESEFHRLVQGNMSVEEYARQLSALLTYVPHVAVSEKGKISKFLEGLDFQIHAMVMAGSPTTYAEAVDKEIGIEAGLKRGRQPQAPQMPSGGSFFSAGTSSFPSQQSYQQQKQKQFRPKGKQFKKKYQSSSSSSSSSQSVTGGQYPVIYCDRCGEDILLHSVVEYWVHVILVVSQGIFPEFVRTVHRDRCSHSSCLMPEVVF